Genomic DNA from Coffea arabica cultivar ET-39 chromosome 7e, Coffea Arabica ET-39 HiFi, whole genome shotgun sequence:
acaaacaattaaaagaaacaattgggCTGCCTCCCAacgagcgcctttctttaatgtctttggctagacattgaaCACCACTCTTCAATCTGGGTGTAACTCAATTTTCCTGGAAATCGGTGGCCCTCCTCCAGGATCCAAATAGCCTTTGAGTGCAGCcttctttcttaattttctactcCTTTTCACCTCATACAGTGCTTTCATCCCCTTATACTTGTTCTCAGTAAGTTTGAATTTATCCCTACAAGCAAACTCAGAAAATTCTTGCAAAGAGGAATTAATAGCATGAATAGCAAACACAGGGTGAGAGTTAACAGGATGTTCCATTGTAtcgaaaatattaaagtggactAGTTCTCCGTCAAATTCCATGGACAATGTACCCTTATTAACGTCAATTTTTGTCTGTGCTGTGCTCAAAAAGGGTCTACCTATTAGCAAAGGTGAGGGGTCAGGGGAATGATCATCATCCATGTCAAGTAAATAAAAGTCAACCGGGAATATCAATTCATTAACTTTAACCAGCACATCCTCGACCAACCCATCAGGGTATGCATTTGTTCGGTCAACTAATTGAATTATTATCTCGATTTCTTTTAATGGACCGAGATTCAGAGAAGCATACATAGATTTTGGCATTACGTTGATCGATGCTCCTAAGTCCAGCAAGATATTTCTAATCAGAGTATTACCTATCTTGCATGGGACAGTAAACCTACCTGGATCCCCACACTTTTGTGGTAGTTTTCTTTGGAGAACTGCTGACACATTCTCCCCAACAATAACTCTTTCATCTCCCCTCAGCCTCCTTCGATTGACACATAGGTCCCTCAGAAATTTTGCATATTTCGACACTTGCTTGATGGCGTCTAGTAGGGGGATATTGATCTCTACCTTGCGAAACACCTCCAGGATCTCTTTCTCCTTGTCCTGCTTCTTCGATTTTTCCAACCTGCAAGGAAATGGAGGGGGATTAGTTTTAACTGTAATTATTGGGTCTGGAAGTACCTTTAGATCTGCACCATTGCTATCCTCCCTCTCAAGTTCATTTTCGATCTTTTCCTCATCCTTATCCTTAGGGATCATAGGTTCAGGCACCTGAATTTCCTTCCCGCTCCTTAAAGTCATTGCGCTTACGTTCTTCAGGTTCAGTTCAGGTTGGGATGGCAATCTTCCATTTACTTGGGACTCCAAAAGGTTGATTTTTGTGGCCATTTGACTCATCTGATTTCTTATTGCCTGCATTTCGGAgtccgtcctttgctgattttgcgTAATGGTTGCTtccgtcctttgctgattttgtGTAATGGTTGCCATCATCTGTTTCATCATCTCCTCCAAAGATGGACCAGAGCTTGGGGGCGGAGGTGGTCGGGGTTGGTATTGCTGCTGGTACCCTGGTTGCTTATTTAGTACGAAATTGGACTGCCTGTTCCCTCCATAACTGAGGTTGGGGTGGTCCCTCCAACCAGGATTGTAGGTGTTCGAATATGGGTCACATTGATTCCTTGGCGCGGGCGCGTAACCAGCCATGTTCACTTGCTCCacattttcttcttgaatcattGGGCACATGTCTGTTGAATGACCCATACCAGGGCAAATCCCGCACGCCTTGGCCTGAGATGCATTTCCTACAGCCAGTTGCCTAACAAACGAGGTCAACTCAGTTAGCTGCTGTTGGATAGAGGATGTCTCTACCTCATTCACCTTGCGTATTGGGACATCCTCCCTCGTACCGAATTGTTGTGAATTCTCTGCCATCCCCTCTATTAACTCTCTTGCTTCCCGAGGGGTTTTGTTCACCAgtgcccctccacttgcagcatcaattATGCTCCTGTCTCTGAAAAGGAGCCCCTCATAAAAATACTGTATGAGCAACTGCTCGCTTATCTGGTGCTGGGAGCACTTATGACACAACTTCTTGAATCGCTCCCGGTACTCATAGAGTGACTCCCCTGGGTGCTGCTTAATCCCgcaaatttctttccttagacTTGCAGCCCTGGATGCAGGAAAATATTTCTCTAGAAATTTTCTCTGCAACTGATCCCACGTGATAATGCTACCTGGTGGCAGGTAGTATAACCAGTCCTTTGCAGAGTCTTTCAATGAGAAAGGGAATGCCCGCATTTTTATTTGCTCTTCTGAGATTCCCGGGGGCTTCATACTGTTGCACACGACATCAAATTCCTGCAGATGCTTATACGGCTCTTCACCTGGTAAACCGTGAAAAGAGGGTAAAACCTGAATCAGACCAAATTTTAGTTCAAATGGAGTGTTATCATTTAAGGTGGGGAAGGTAATGCATAGAGACTGCTGATTTAAATTAggggcagccaactcccttaatgttcgTGTATTAGCCATGGTTCCTTCCTCCTGGTCAAAGTCACTTGAAGTGTCACCAAACGAATCTGTTGGGTCAACTCCTAGCTCAGGTCTCTGAGATGCAGCACAGGAGTGCTCCTCTCTGAGCTGTCTGATTTTCTTTCTCGTTCTACGCGCGGTCTTCTCTACCTCAGGGTCAAAAATTAAatcacctgtacgagaagatcgaggcatacactagaagaaaaccaaaaaattaggacagaaaaaaataaatttaaaaagaaacaaataataacgccaatccccggcaacggcgccaaaaattgacaggttgtcagcctgttcaataataaaaacctgctcaaCAAAAGtaaatttctgtagatagtggtaagcagggtcgaatccacaaggATTGGGAGtacttgtttcttttcaaatccacAGTAACAAAGGGGGGTGTTTTTTATCAGGGGTAAaatttaaacaattcaactaaaagtaaaataataaaaataaaatagccaactagaaattaaataacaatttactaaaatcaaatgagtgataattaaggatctagccaagaaataatttcagcaatggtgcacctaattgatcattgaaataaaggcaattccaattatttatcaataaataggttataactaccaaacaagcgatgacagttaactcctccttactgtgtcggtgatcaaggtacgctcGTTAATCACTGccctaattgagaaataatcctaggtacgcccgtagaatttaattccccaattgccttacgtattagaggagccctattctaaccaaataacgcactaccagggttattttagattagcccgcgtattcccctgacacaaacccaatcatgccagttatcactattttgagacaattaaacaattacggatttaacgtcccaattgacaatagattatccaattaactaattatccggatccaagacaatcaatcaactaaataatcataagcactgtaaccagggaatatgcgaataccaataaataaaaggaaaagattaaattaaatcgatctcacaatttttaggcgaaccagagccttcgttgctccttgactagaGTAGTGAAATTAGTTCATGATCGATGAACAAAGCCCATACAAAAGTGGAAAGAAAGCAGCGGCCATCTCCCTAATTGAGAAAAGTTCAAACCGTTCAATTGGCGAAGGAAAACGTAAAATACAGAAGATGACGAAGTCCTCCAATGGCTCCTGACATGCGTAGGAGGAATCCACTAACAATCAAAAGGAGAAAGTCCCAAAACAAAAGCTAAGTTAAAGGTCCTAATTGCGCCTGACATACCAAAAGATATAGCTACTATATAGCTAGCCAGGAAAAGTCAACCAAAAACTAAGCTAAGTTTTCTTTTGCTCCTGCCATGCCCGCAGGAGGTTTCCTACTCAAAGGccaaaaaggcaaaaaataaTGCTAAGCTCCGAACTCCCCTTTTATTCTGCACAATTTTCCTCTATATAGCCCTGCTCCTTGCGGCGGCTCCTAGGGAAAAGAACCCTTGGCCAAAATGATCGAAAAGGGCTTGTGTccctttttttccaaaaatgcccttccAAGCCTtctattttatttctttcccAATGATTGTCAAAATAGCAGTGATTGTGGTATTTTTtatctactccctgaaataagtgcaaattacgaaaagtgagtagaatccagcAATTAATCCATATCAGGTCAGGTAAtcggggaaattaataataaaataaatagtaaaattgcaacctatcactAGAGTTCCAATTGTCTCCCCATTCTCGTACTCGCACTGGCAAACTACACAAATTTCAGGTTCTTGATCCACAAGTGTTTGATAATTTCTGATTTTCAGGTGCTCTGACATGATTGCTTCTGGCAAACCACTATTTTTATTAATCCTGTCTTCTGGGACCAATTGTAGTAGGAACTCAATGATTAGGTCATCAACAGGAATCAAAGTCCTGATGCTGGCAAGATATCCTTCCTTATTGATGAACTCCAAATCCAATGCACGTAGTGGAGTATCATCTGGTGCAAAGCTCGAGCTCAATCGCAAGTGCATTTCAGATTCTTGAAGCTGGTTCTCTAGTGGATAGTTCTCCCCTGCATCTAAATCAAGTATGGCAGTCTCACTGTCTAGGGTAAAGGTCAACCGGGAGAGGTTATCTCGGCCTTGATCAGATTATTGAAGTTGGTTTCCAAGTGGGTAGTTCTCCTTTGCATCCGAATCAAGTATGACAGTCTCATCTTCTGGTGCAAAGCCGAAATGGGAAAGGATGTCTGGTCCCCGATCAGATTCTTGAAGATGGTTCCGGGGCCATTGGAAGTTCTGTTCTTGATTAAGATAGTAATTATTATTCTGATCATAGTACATCGGTTCAGCAGGATGACCGTAGTCGTATTGCAGCGGGCTAGGAAGAAAAAAATCTCGAGAATCATAGCCTAGCTGAATGAATTGAGGATAAACTGGGAAGCCATAAGCTGACGGAACAGGGTAAAAAGGAGTCTGATCAGGCGGGGGGAGGAAAGCACAGTGTTCGGTGTAAATTCCCATGTTTCCTTTGCGGATAAGTTTGGTAGTGATGATAATGCTGATGAAGAGCAGGTGAATAGAAATGCTGTTGCTGCATTTTTGTTGGAgagattttttcaaaaatgataCCCTAGTATGAATAATATGAAGCTCACGTTATGAACTCTGATCCTTATATAGGAGTTGCAGAATCTAGATCTGGTTAGGACATGGATTTGATTTCAATTTTAGTGGAAAAGTCGAAATCAATTCGTTTAGGAACACaggttttggaaactttccttttcttctgaTTGCCATCAAAGAAGAAAGCGCGCTTATGAATTGCGCTCCCAGCCAACGCTTTTAACTCATCCAACAACACAATGTTAAGAAGGCCAAGATTAGATTGGGCCTCAGGCTGTGATTATGCACTCAAACTCAAAATATtccaaagaaaaagaagtatTTGGCAATGACAggttgtcagcctgtgcaataataaaattctgctcaaataaaatacaaattctgtatatagcggtaagcagagtcgaatccacaggaactggggataatttaatttcttctcaagttccagatatggggggtttttgaaaatgagagtaactaaattacttggaataaattaaaataaaataaaataactacaactcaaataactaattatcacaataaaaataataatggacgaactctagccaagagacaacttcggagatggttcacttaattcgatcacagatgcaaggattattccagttattatctgataaattagttatagttgtcatacacacaataaacaaccaactcttcctcaatttgtcgatagccaaggtacgaccgttgactatttctctaatcaggaaacaacccaaggtacgaccatagaagttcaattccctaattgcatgaataattagaagagtCTAATTCTAATCaatcaacacgctacgagggtctctttaagttagcttgtctatctccctgacacaaacccaatcatgccagttgccaccagtttagaataattaaataattacggatttaactaccctaattggcttcaggttattgaattaatctagaatccgggccctggataatcgaataataaaacaaccatatgaacataaagcagaagatagacGGATGCCAGTGAATaatggaaataaataaaaactaatgcgatctcacaaatttagtagAACCAAGTCCTCCGTTGTTCCTCGACTAGACaaacttagccacgcctcatgagaaaatctccaaGTAATTTAGCTGAGGTCCAGGCCATCAAAGGAACCAAGAAAGAATAAAACTAAATTATGCTAAAAAACTCTCTAAAACTAGTGATAAAAAACTCTCTGTACGtcccttttctcttttaaagCCAAAGATACAAATGCTATCTAGTCCCGTGGTCCCCGCACGAATTGAGAGTCCAATTCCATTTCACAAGCCTCTGTACGTTTCTTTCCAAGAGcccaaatgactcatgcttcttaTCTCCGTGGTCCCCACGCAATTGAGAAAAGAGTCCATCCCCTGTAGTCCTCCGTTGTCCTCCTTTTTAGTTTCCTCTTGATAGTCAAAAACTTTAATACTCCAAAACACTCCTAATCAGCAAAAAGGAAGCGCAATCCGGTTCCAGTACAACGTGGGCCAGGCTCGTGGAAAATCTCCCACGCTTGGAGTCTTTTTCTCAATATGGTTTCTTCTTTTTAGCACATTTCAGTTCCATTTCCTGAAATTaaatccaaataccaaatataagtaaatattaataattaaaacaatatttggcaaggataaagggaaaattagcaataaaattactaacaattagcACCCTATCAGCATATTTGATTAAGCGAAGGAAATGATCATTAGTAGCAAAACcttaaaaaatatcaaaattaccattgtttaaaaattaaaatggctgcggtgaccaaaatatataaatacgcttttattttattaattattactATTCTAGATATGTAATGGTACGGTATTCTTTGGACTACAAAATCAAACCAAATTCTAGAGCAAGATTTGATAACTAATAGTCAACAAATTGGAGTTCATTTATCaacaacagatttttttttctttaattggctctttctctttccttaatttttttcctttttttgtattaattaaCTTGTTAGGTAGACCCTTTTATTAATTAGCTCAAGTTTATTGAAATCCCATAATAAGGTTTGACTTGGGTCAATATATTATTCTAACTACATTATACTGATGAATGCTTCATGCCCTTTTTtcatattattttcattttggttTGAGCAGTAGAATTATGGGTGCAAATGAGTAGCTCGATGCTTGACTTGTGAAAATTTCGACTCGAGCTTGATGACTTGGCTCAATTTGATCTTGTTCAAGTAGTAAATCGAATCGAGTTTTAGATTTAAAATGTTTGTTTGCATGTCTAATCAAGCCTAATCAAATATtacttgttatttaattttagtttttattttccgtattatttaattttttatttgttagtttttatactcaattttgactcgACTTGATTACATCCCTATGCAAAATGACGTGTAATGTCATTGTAAGGATGTATTACAGTGTATTATATAGTGCATTCAATACCAAATTGACAATTTCATATATCTCTAgatgatttttttcaatttcaaaatatatgatTAAAAAAAGACTTTAGGAAATTGACCCGGACAAtacaaaattttcaatagtTGTCGAATACTTTGCCTTTCAGCAATGAAGAAATTAAGCTCCATCAAATTTAGCATGCCCAGCCAATTTGGGCTTCGTGGGCTTAGTTGTCTACAACATAATTGCTGTGGTTCAACGTGGATCTTTCACAGTGGTATCCACTTGAATCTTCGGTGGATAATTCGGTGACTATGACATGAATCAAGCAAGTAATATAGTGTCAAATACCATGCACTAGCACATCAGCAGAATAAGCTAAGAAAACACATAAATATTTGTCCAACAATGAAGTTCATATTTCATAAAATAGATAAGATGTGAAACTAGAAAAATACCAAAACAACAAATTACAATTATAAGGCACTTGAAAAAGATGGAAGGCTGGGAGGAATTGGAATGTCACCAGTTCCTTCTAGCATCAATAGAACTCTCTTCATGGATGGACGAAGTGCCGGCTCTTCTTGGATGCACCAAAGAGCTATCTTGATCATTCTTTCCAGTTCTCTCACGTCATCAACCTCCTCATCACCAACCAATTTATATAGCTCTCCAGCCTCAAAACACTGATTAGCCCATTCTTCAAGAATTGCTTCATTCTCAGGACTGGTACAGTCTACGCTTTTTCGGCAGCATATGATTTCTAACAGCATAATTCCGAAGCTGTAAACATCTGCTTTAACTGTCACAGTCAAGTTCCTGAACCATTCTGGTGCAACATAGCCTCTTGTTCCTCTTACTCCTGTATAAGTTCTGGTTTGATCATTTTTCAACAGCTTTGCCAATCCAAAATCAGAAATCTTGGCACATCTGCTTTCATCCATGAGTACATTCTGAGGTTTGATGTCACAGTGGATGATTTGTGTCTCACATTCTTCATGTAAGTAAAGAATTCCTCTAGCAATGTCACAGGCAATTTTCATTCTTTCGTCCCAGCTTGGATGATTCTCTGGTTTGTGCAGGATTTTTTCCAACGATCCATTGCGCATGTACTCATAAACTAGAAGCCTCTTAGCTCCATCAAGGCAGTATCCAAGTAGCTGGACGAGATTACGATGATGTGTTTTCCCAATCACTGAGATTTCGTTCTGAAACTCCCTTTCCCCTCCTTCTGCTAATCGTTTCTCAAGTTTCTTCACGGCCACAATCTTCTTGGAATTTGGCAAAATCCCTTTGTACACAGTCCCAAATGCTCCTTTGCCCAACTCTTCTCTGAATTCATTTGTTGCCTGCTCTAGCTCAGCAAAGGTAAAGGCCCTTGGAGCCACATTCTCAACAAATTCGACATTTCCCTTTCCCAGTATTTGTTTATGGGCCCCTGCCCGATTTTTCTGAACATAAAGTCCAGCAAATACAGATATCAGAACTGCAAGAACAGCAAGGGAAATCCCAATTATTAGGACATAGACACGAACTTCttcttttctgcattttagagGATTACTTGGAATTACACCTTCATCTACAGTTCCACGTTTGTGCACCTTGACAAGAGCAATATTCGAGTCAGTTTCTCTTTTTCCATATGTCAATGGGAGCTTCTGCTTCTTGCATTGTCCATCTTTGAAGAATGCTGCTTCACAGCTGCAATCTTCGAGACAAACATTTGCACAATCATCTTTCGTGCTTGTGTTCACAATGGAAAAGGTGTAATCTGCCCATACAGTATTTTCCAAGAATTCAATGGTATAGTTGACATTTGAATCCGTGGAATTACAACTATCTGTAACAAAACTTCTCTCACAGCCCAACCTCCAATTTCCTTGATTGACAAACTGAAATCCAGGAAGACATTTGCAATCGACCAAGTTATCAATTTTAGTACAGAAGCTATTGAACCCACAAAGGCCTTTAGGATCACACTTATCAGTTGAAGATTCCCATATGATCGACCAATTGCCCCCCTGATCTATCGAATGTGAATACAATCGGAAAATACCATCCACATCAATCTTCATCAAATAGATCATCTCGTTCTTAGGATGTCCTCCATCAGAAAGATTCTTCACTATATTAAcccttgaattgatgaagtAGAGATGTCCATCATCCTCGAGATTTAGAGTTACATTTGGACCGTCTCCAAATGTTTCAGAGACCCAATAGGCATTTTCCGGTCCGTTTGCTGCTCCCACTGGGTACTCTACAAGGTTTCCATCTGTTTGCATTACAAGACGAAAAATTCCTCTTGAATCATCAGTTTCTGAAGCACTGGAGATCAGCTCCTGACCGGGTATCAATTGCTGACGAGGCAATAAACTATTAGTCGGATGCTCGAAACTTTGCCATATGATTTCCTTATCAGAATTGTATAacacaaaatttccagaatctAACATGGAAGCTGAAGAAATCGGTTCCAAAGGATCAGCAACAGTTATGTCTTGGCCTTCTGGCTGTTGCAAAATGAGCCTGCCATCTGTAGACAAAATCAGCGAAACATTGCTCGAAAAAATGGGGTTATCCCTGTTGGCAGTCCAAACTGCAGTCTTTTCAGGAATTCCAGCAAGAAAAATCCCCACAGCATAGCCATTGCGTTGCTGATAGAATCCAAAAGCAAATATTCCAGATGGCGACAACCATGATGATGAGTTGCCTGTGGGCGTTAGAGAAGAACCTAAGCTAATGTTAAGAGGGCTTTTTTGAGCTGCTATTCCTGAATAGAATGCTGATGATAGGACGAAGAACAAAAAAGCAGCCATGTATGGAAATTGGAGATGCAATAGAAGAGAAGCCCGTTTTCTCTTGCTTTTCTGTGTATCCTACTTGCTTTCTTAGTATAAATATAAGACTTGCGTCGAGATTTGGCATGGTTGACTCCTCAAGTCTTTGCAACAACTCAGGTCTTCCGAGGGAAAAATTTGTATTGGCAGTTCTACAGCAGCAATAAATGTTTCTGTTGACAATTGACAATTTCAACTACCATTGACAATTTCAACTACCATTTGTACTGAAATTCTATAGAGAACTTACCATGCAGAGTAAAGACTGGGGGATCTTCCTTCAATAATGTCCACAGAAATCCTAGTTTTGATGGACTAATCGTCTTTCAGATTTTACTGGATCTTACGAAAATTCTTACAAATTGCTCGTCAACGGAGCCATGTATGGAAATTGCGAGATTGAATGGAAGAGAAGCAGCTTTTTTCTTGCTCTTCTGTGTATACACTGGTTGCATCACACTTGTTAATGTGTGTGTGAACTGATAGAAATTTGGCGTGGTTGACCCCTGACGTCTGTGCAACGACTCAGATCTTCCATTTGTACAGAGTAAACTTTCTGGACTTCCATTCTACGGATAACCTTCTGGACAGGGTAAAGACTGTGATCAAACTTATAATTCACACCTGTCTTTTCAAAATTAAGTTGAAAAAGTATTGGTATTCTTGAATGTTGAAAAAATTGAGGAAAGTTTTAATCATACTCTTTAAATTGACCTGGTCAAATACTCAAAAGTACTACTCAACTGAACATCTGTAATACTTTATTTCACTCAACAATGAAGCCTCAACTTTCAATTCTTGTTTACAGGAAATTTCTTCTACTAGAAAATAAATTACATATATTCAAATTCAATCGATCGTAGGATGAGAATGGAAAAAATTGTGAATTCCACTACATACAAATAAGAATCGTCAATGgacaaacaattaaaaataagaattttcAATGAACCAATaactaaaaaattaaaaagatgatatttatctcaaataagCCCTAAAATGTATTTCTAAAtattattaagttgaagtgaTTTATGAAAAATATTAAAGATTTTGCTACATTGTATAGTTAACAAATAAGATAAAGAGAGAGATGCTAACCAGAGACAAAGAAATTCGTGTCTCTCGTTGATAGAGTTTTTTATTTGATAGGCACTATACTTCTCTAAGGACAGTATATAgtatgataatatatattttcttatcctctaggtaaaaaaaaaaaaaaagaagataaacttctatatttatatttaagTCTAAATTTGACAAGTCATTAATATTTGAGACAAGGGATACTATTATTATACTACCATTGTAGGAGCATCACTAAGTTTTTTGTGGGGTGGTGGGGAGGGGTGTTtaaccaccccccccccccacccccccaaaaaaaaaaatttaggggtGAGGGCAAAAACTAGAACGAAAATGGTCCTTAATTCTAAATACCTAAAACatacacaaaaaattttttgaggttCATAGCACATCAGCACTCCATAATTTCTCAAGTCATGATGACTAATGACTAATCCAAGAAGTTGCTTAAATTTGCAATTATAGAACCTTAATCTCTATTTTAAAAGCTAAAACGTATCACATAATAGGACTAGTTTTCAAATTCAAGaacaaaattcaagaatttctgtACAACTCAAATATAGATCAATAACAGTAGTTATACAAACAAAGGTCATAGCTTTCCTAACTTATGTAacaaatccaaacaaaataaagaataatacaaaaagaatccagaaaGCGGAGGAGAGCCTTCCAGATTCtgagaaacagaacagctatTAACTTCTCAATTAGCTTTTCTGTTGAATTCCTTCACGTTTGCAAAGAGGGCAAACATTCTTCTTCATTAACCACCTTTTGATGCAGTCGGCATGGTACTCATGCTTGCATTCTAGAGTTCCAATTGTCTCCCCATTCTCGCACTCGCACTGGCAAACTACGCAAATTTCAGGTTGTTGATCAGCAAGTGTTTGATAACTTCTGATTTTCAGATGCTCTGAGATGGTTGCTTCCAGTAAACCACTATTTTTACTAATCCTGTCTTCTGGAACCAATTGTTGTAGGAACTCAACAATTGGGTCATCAGCAGGAATCAAAGTCGTGACGCTGGCAAGATTTCCTTCCTCATTGACGAACTCTACATCCAACGCACGTAGGGGAGTAGTATCATCTTCTGGTGCAAAGCTCGCGCTCAATCGTAAGTGAATATTTCGTCCATGATCAGATTCTTGAAGCTGGTTCTCAAGTGGGTAGTTCTCCTCGGCATCCAAATCAAGTATGACAGTCTCATCTTCTGGTGCAAAGCTAAAACGGGAGAGGAGGTCCGGTCCCTGATCAGATTCTTGAAGATGGCTCCGGGGCCATTGGAGGTTTTGCTCTTGATTAACATAGTAATTGTTATTCTGATCATAGTACATCGCTTCAGCAGGAGGATGACCGTAGTAGTATTGCAGGGGGCTAGGAAGAAAAAAATCTCGAGAATAGTAACCTGGCTGAATGGATTGAGGATAAACTGGGAAGCCATAAGCTGACGGAACAGGGTAAAAAGGAGTCTGATCAGGAGGGGGGAAGAAGACATAGTGTCCGTCGTAAATTCCCATGTTTTCTTGAATCCTTGGCGGATAAGTTTGGTAGTCATGATAATGCTGATGAAGAGCAGGTGAATAGAACTGCtgttgctgcatttttcttggAGGGCGTTTTTTCAAGAATGATACTCTAGT
This window encodes:
- the LOC113702303 gene encoding G-type lectin S-receptor-like serine/threonine-protein kinase LECRK3; protein product: MAAFLFFVLSSAFYSGIAAQKSPLNISLGSSLTPTGNSSSWLSPSGIFAFGFYQQRNGYAVGIFLAGIPEKTAVWTANRDNPIFSSNVSLILSTDGRLILQQPEGQDITVADPLEPISSASMLDSGNFVLYNSDKEIIWQSFEHPTNSLLPRQQLIPGQELISSASETDDSRGIFRLVMQTDGNLVEYPVGAANGPENAYWVSETFGDGPNVTLNLEDDGHLYFINSRVNIVKNLSDGGHPKNEMIYLMKIDVDGIFRLYSHSIDQGGNWSIIWESSTDKCDPKGLCGFNSFCTKIDNLVDCKCLPGFQFVNQGNWRLGCERSFVTDSCNSTDSNVNYTIEFLENTVWADYTFSIVNTSTKDDCANVCLEDCSCEAAFFKDGQCKKQKLPLTYGKRETDSNIALVKVHKRGTVDEGVIPSNPLKCRKEEVRVYVLIIGISLAVLAVLISVFAGLYVQKNRAGAHKQILGKGNVEFVENVAPRAFTFAELEQATNEFREELGKGAFGTVYKGILPNSKKIVAVKKLEKRLAEGGEREFQNEISVIGKTHHRNLVQLLGYCLDGAKRLLVYEYMRNGSLEKILHKPENHPSWDERMKIACDIARGILYLHEECETQIIHCDIKPQNVLMDESRCAKISDFGLAKLLKNDQTRTYTGVRGTRGYVAPEWFRNLTVTVKADVYSFGIMLLEIICCRKSVDCTSPENEAILEEWANQCFEAGELYKLVGDEEVDDVRELERMIKIALWCIQEEPALRPSMKRVLLMLEGTGDIPIPPSLPSFSSAL